A window of Cyclopterus lumpus isolate fCycLum1 chromosome 14, fCycLum1.pri, whole genome shotgun sequence contains these coding sequences:
- the LOC117742968 gene encoding V-type proton ATPase catalytic subunit A: MDTSNLPKIQDEERESEFGFVHGVSGPVVTATAMAGAAMYELVRVGHNELVGEIIRLEGDMATIQVYEETSGVSVGDPVLRTGKPLSVELGPGIMGSIFDGIQRPLKDINDLTQSIYIPRGVNIGALNRDLKWEFTPGQSLRVGSHVTGGDIYGMVFENSLIKHKLMLPPRNRGTVTYLAPPGNYDISDVVLELEFESVKEKFTMMQVWPVRQIRPVTEKLPANFPLLTGQRVLDALFPCVQGGTTAIPGAFGCGKTVISQSLSKYSNSDVIIYVGCGERGNEMSEVLRDFPELTMEVDGKTESIMKRTALVANTSNMPVAAREASIYTGITLSEYFRDMGYHVSMMADSTSRWAEALREISGRLAEMPADSGYPAYLGARLASFYERAGRVKCLGNPEREGSVSIVGAVSPPGGDFSDPVTSATLGIVQVFWGLDKKLAQRKHFPSVNWLISYSKYTRALDEYYDKHFPEFVALRTKAKEILQEEEDLAEIVQLVGKASLAETDKITLEVAKLIKDDFLQQNGYTPYDRFCPFYKTVGILSNMIAFYDMSRHAVESTAQSDNKITWAMIKEHLGEILYKISSMKFKDPVKDGEVKIKAEFAQLVEDMQNAFRTLEE, encoded by the exons TGGTGACCGCTACTGCGATGGCAGGAGCAGCCATGTACGAGCTGGTTCGCGTAGGTCACAATGAGCTGGTGGGAGAAATCATCCGTTTAGAGGGAGACATGGCAACTATCCAGGTCTACGAGGAGACTT CCGGTGTGTCTGTCGGTGACCCTGTCCTTCGGACGGGAAAACCACTCTCTGTAGAGCTTGGACCAGGAATCATGGGCTCCATCTTTGACGGTATCCAGCGTCCACTGAAGGACATCAATGACCTCACTCAAAGTATCTACATCCCAAGAGGAGTAAACATTGGTGCTCTTAACAGAGACCTGAAATGGGAATTTACGCCCGGCCAGAGTCTTCGG GTCGGCAGTCACGTGACAGGTGGCGATATCTACGGCATGGTGTTTGAGAACTCTCTTATAAAGCACAAGCTGATGCTTCCACCTCGCAACCGAGGCACCGTCACCTACCTAGCCCCACCAGGAAACTACGACatttct GATGTGGTTCTGGAGCTTGAATTTGAAAGTGTGAAGGAGAAGTTCACCATGATGCAGGTGTGGCCGGTACGACAGATTCGCCCAGTCACTGAGAAGCTTCCTGCGAATTTCCCGCTGCTGACGGGCCAGAGAGTTCTGGACGCACTTTTCCC GTGCGTGCAGGGCGGCACCACTGCTATACCAGGAGCCTTTGGATGCGGCAAGACGGTGATCTCGCAGTCGCTTTCCAAGTATTCCAACAGTGACGTCATTATTTACGTCGGCTGTGGAGAGCGCGGGAATGAAATGTCTGAAGTGTTGCGGGATTTCCCCGAG CTTACTATGGAGGTTGATGGCAAGACCGAGAGCATCATGAAGAGAACAGCACTGGTTGCTAATACATCCAATATGCCTGTGGCTGCCAGAGAGGCCTCAATTTATACAG GGATCACGCTGTCCGAATACTTCAGAGATATGGGCTATCATGTGAGCATGATGGCCGACTCAACGTCTCGATGGGCCGAAGCTCTGAGAGAAATCTCTGGAAGATTAGCTGAAATGCCTGCTG ACAGTGGATATCCTGCTTACCTGGGCGCCAGGTTGGCCTCCTTCTATGAGCGCGCTGGGCGTGTGAAGTGCCTGGGAAATCCAGAGCGAGAAGGCAGCGTCAGCATCGTAGGAGC tgtgtcgccccctggtggagatTTCTCAGACCCTGTCACTTCAGCCACATTAGGCATTGTTCAG gtGTTCTGGGGATTGGACAAGAAGCTAGCTCAGAGAAAGCACTTCCCTTCAGTAAACTGGCTGATTAGCTACAGCAAGTACACACGAGCTCTGGATGAATATTATGACAAACATTTCCCTGAGTTTGTTGCTCTTCGTACAAAAGCCAAAGAGAtcctccaggaggaggaggacctggcTGAAATTGTGCAGCTTGTAGGCAAG gCTTCTCTTGCTGAGACCGATAAGATCACTCTCGAAGTTGCAAAGCTCATTAAGGACgacttcctgcagcagaacGGTTACACCCCCTACGACAG GTTCTGCCCCTTCTACAAAACCGTCGGCATCCTCTCAAACATGATCGCCTTTTACGACATGTCCCGACACGCGGTGGAGTCCACAGCACAGAGCGACAACAAAATCACCTGGGCTATGATCAAGGAGCACCTGGGAGAGATCCTCTACAAAATCAGCTCCATGAAGTTCAAG GACCCCGTTAAGGATGGCGAAGTGAAGATCAAAGCAGAATTCGCCCAGCTGGTGGAGGACATGCAGAACGCCTTCAGGACTCTGGAGGAATGA